The DNA segment AATCTAGGCGCTGAGAGGCTTATTAGCTTCATGGCGGCAACGTCGGTCTCGTCTCCTGGTTGCTGCTTCGGGACTTGCGCAAAACATCGCTGTCCGATATCTCGAGCAAGCCCTTTCGCTTGGCCTTGATACCTTCGGCTATTTCTAACACACTCATAAAAAGAATTCCAACACGAAACAAGCCACCTTCAGCCTGGTTCAGTGAGTCATCAACCTGTCAAGATCGCTGAAACAATGCCCAGTGTTGTTCCCATGGGCCGAGTCGCTACCAGTAAGGCGTCTCCTTGTTCCCAGCTAAAGAAGCTTTGATACCGCATTGCTCAGACTGTGTTGCCCAATCGTGCAGCAGGTCAGGCAGATCGGAATCCCTTCGAAAGCTtgcgtgttttttttctgtcaTCTCGATCGCCAAGTTCACCCTCGATGTGGAAGCCAATGTTTTTGTGATGTTTGATAAGCCTTGGCACCATGCCACCCATGCATCTTCACTCAAATGATCAACTTCCAAGCATCGTAGCCAAGCCTTGCGACAGGAGACTTTTGTTTGCATCATTGAGATTCCCGATAGCAACCACGCCCAACAGCTTctagaaaagaaaaagaaaacaaggatATCACGTCGTTGTGCTTTAACACCGAGACGGAAAAGAGTACCGATCGCCTGACAAGCCAAAAACAGGGGAACTGGAAGCAACCGAGTCCAAAAGCTCCTGTGTTGGTGCTCTTGGCCCCCAAGCCTTGGAACTCTTGGGAGCTGGAACAACCAAGAAGCTGATGCTCCTCCCAGAACCACTTTGCCAATCCTGCCAAGAGGCGACAAGAAATTCTCCTCATGATAACATCAGACCTGAACCCTTGAGCTGGGATTCTTTTGCGGCCAAGGAGTAAAAATGGGCATCTGTTGCTTAAAAAGACACGCATCGCGATGATCCGAGAATCCAGTGCTCAAAATGAACCAGAAGCAGACAATTGCACCCGTGAAGATGGCAGAGTTGTTTGACAGCCCTGTGGAAAGGCCGAAGATCCGGCATTGTTTTGCCGAGAAAAGTGGACCCGGTTTGAAATAGGGGCCCCCTTGCTGGCCACTGTGTCCCCCCACGCAACTGTAAACAAACTGGCACTACTGTGAAAGTCTCGTGAGCGCTATTCCAGCTACTAGTTCATCATGTGCAGTCGCCAGCAACCTCTTACCACTTCGCTCGCGTGCTGCCGCGCTCTAATCAGCAGATGCTCTCTTGATCTCGACAGCCCAAAGAACAACATCCAACGACAggatcaccaacaaccaagacaCTCGGCACAGAAATCTGGATGTTGCAGTTCTCCAGCCAAGCCAGCCAAGTGTAGCCAAGCAGAGGCCGAGACTTGGTGAGACGACTGCACACCAATGGGTTCTTGATACCAAGACTGATCAGACACGAATCCATCCTCTTATCTCGCCTTCTTTCCCCCAGGTGAGAGCTCTTTGCCCTCGCTGGGGCTGTCACTCTTTTGGTCATTGTCGTTCTCAGATACCACGGGGTTACTCCAGGGACGCGAAGGAAACGATGGTTCCCACGATCCAACTTCATTTGCGGCAGGCCGATGGTTTACTCCCAGGAAGACATACCAGAACCAAGGCTCTTGGCCTACGCATCAAGACCCTTCCTCAAGGGGAAATGGGTATGCGAGGAGCCCCCGCGACCCGCACAAAATGCCGCCGAGTGTCTCCCCATTTCTCGCCGGTAATGGAGTGATTTTCCATCGCTCTCTTCTTTCATTCTTTGAACAAGTGTTGGAGGATATCCCGGGTAAATTGTGAAGCGCAAGTGGGATGATGACACAGCTGGCCTGCGTCTGGGATAGCAAGCTTAACGGTTGCTAGTCGATCCATTTGCGCTATTTCGCTTCCTGCTTGGGTGCCTTTTTTCATAATCTCTTATTTTATCTTTTggtcctccttccccttccctcgccctctttcCTCTCCTCAAGCATCAACAGTATCAACAACTCGAACTTGCTGGCCAAGCAACGCGACTTCAAcatacacccccctcccctcccatcaaggCTTCGGTGCCGCCTAGGCATCCCGTCTTGCTCATCATGCCTGTCCTAAACGTCAGCGAGCTCAATATTGTATTGACAATTATTGGTGCTTTCATCTTGGGATTCGGCGTCATCTCGGTCCTCATCAAGAACCGATGGCTTCTCGGCGAAGCTCGTAGGTTCCCCCCAACTATACCAAAAGAACCATGATGACTGACATCACTCAGTCCCTGCTATGACCCTTGGTATCATTCTTGGCCCACTAGCGGCCAAATTTCTAGACTCTTCGCGATGGGGCTCAGCCGAACCAGACCAAGTATCTGAGATCACGCTGGTTTGTCTTGCCCTGcatctcatcaccactcgTGCCTATCACTAACACTGTGATTTAAGGGCATTACACGAGTGGTTATCGGCGTCCAGCTTGTCATTGCTGGTTTTCAACTGCCGGCCAAGTACCAAAAGCTTCGGTGGAAGGAGATGCTCATGCTCATGCTTCCCGTCATGACAATCATGTGGCTGTGCTCGACTCTCTGCATGAtggccaccatccccaaggTGACCCTGCTGGCGACCTTGGTTATGGCTGCTTGCATCACCTGTACCGATCCTGTTTTGTCACAAGCCGTTGCCAAGGGCCCCTTTTCCGACAAGTTTGTCGCCAGAGACCTCAGAGAAATCATCTCTTCGGAGGCCGGTGCTAACGATGGCTTTGGTTTCCCgtttttgttgctggcgaCCTATCTCATGCGGGCCCAGACCCCCGAGGCATCGACACTCGTCGCTCGGGCCGGAGAGGAAGTGGTGAGACATGGCGGAGGAGTAAGCCAGGCGATTGGCAAATGGTTCCTCGAAACATGGCTCTACTTTGTGCTCATGTCGATTGCTATCGGTGTTGCGGTTGGATATGCTGCTGGGAAGGGGCTGAAGTTTGCCTTGCAACGCAAGTGGGTAGACTCTGAGAGTTATGTGCTCTACCCCACTGCGCTCGGTGTAAGTCGTTGGAGCCGTCCGGTTTTGAACTGACCCGTGAGCTAATCAATCTCAGCTGTTCTTGCTTGGTGTCTGTGGCATGATCGGGGGTGACGATTTGCTGGCTTGCTTCACCGCTGGCAGTGTCCTAAACTGGGATGGTGAATACATGCGCGAGACATTGGAACGACACGATGAGGTAAACTCATCCGTTGATGTCCTCCTCAACTTTGGAGGCTTCATGTACCTCGGCACCGTCATCCCATGGAGCGAGTTCCATCAGCCAGACACGACCGGCATCACAGTTCCCCGCCTTATCGCCCTCGGGTTCCTCATCCTTGCTTTCCGCCGCATCCCTGCTATTTTTATCATGTACAAGTTCATGCCGAACGTCATCAAGAACTGGAAGGAGGCCTTGTTTATGGGATACTTTGGCCCCATTGGAATCGGAGCTGCCTTTTACGTCGAACACACCAGGCATCTTTATCCGAAACTCGCCGACGCCGATGAAGAGATGGGTAATTTGTTGAGGGCTATCGGGCCAACGGTGTatttcctcgtcttcttttcCATCGTCATTCAcggtctttccatccccgCCTTGAACGCAATTTATGGCTGGTACGGTGTCCAGCCAATCCAGGACGATGCCATGCTTTTCGAGCGCAGGTCTATCCGTGTCCCGACCCCCGTCAACGCCGAGGTCGGTGACGATCACACGTTTATCGCCTACAACCGCTTCTCACGCCCCGTTTTCGATGATGCCGAGTTGCCGACATTCGACCGCACCATTTCCATGGGTCGCAGGTCGATGAACCGCGTTTCGATGGGCCGCCGATCCATGAGCAGAATCTCGTTGAGCCAATACCCTACCATCAGCAGGGCCCCCACCATTAGCAGAGTGCCTAGTCAGAACCGTGACCGTGACCGGGAAGAGAAAGACGATCCGGCCGATTCACCTGGCACCTCTAGTTCTTCGAGCTCAGCGGAAACCAAGGCGCCCGAGGTTGAGATCCCGTTGACCCCCGCTCCCCAACCTGCACAGACAATAGAGACGCCTGGGTTGGGACGTCCAACAACTATAAAGTACGCGGTATAGAGCGTGTGCATTTTTGCTGGTTTTCCTTCTCTGTTAGACTGTAGATAGTGTCTGGATTAATTAGACGCGGGTTGTACATACTACTTAATATACTGCGGCAGGCCCTCAGTGCGCTGCAACATTTCATCACGATAGTTTTTCACATCAAACCAGTGGTTTGGGATAGATTCTCATCTATTAATGACGGAGAACTACGTTGCTATTCCAAGGTATCGCCAGCGTCGCCAGCATAACTCGCTCTCTTGCCGCGGTTCTACCTCTGTGTCTATCCCAACCTCTCTCCCGTCCCCTCTAGGTACATCCTAGTCGTACACGATCCGCCCGGTctaaaaaagaaaatcaaaAAGCCACCAAAGATCCTCTCGGCAACTATCCAAAAGAGCGACAAGAGCTTGTCATTAACCACCAAGCCAGAAATCATGAAATCAGAAAATCAATCCCAAAGAATCATCCCTCAAAGAATCATGCCAAACATCCCAAAAGATCATGTTGCTATCCCGCCCAACGTGTCGAACAAGCACTTAGACTCtgttcttggccttggccgtggcggcagcggcagcggtgCTGCTGGACTGGAGTCCTGGAATGTTGATCTGGCGCTTGTTCTTAGCCTTGgcagtggcggcggcggcggtggtgctgctggactGGAGTCCAGGAATGTTGATCTGACGCTTGTTCTTAGCCTTGGCGTTAGAGTCGGAGTCGGCCGCGGCTGTCGCGGAGGCGCCGGCCgagacgacaacaacaccagaagGCAGGGTGACGCCGCTGGGGATGCTAACACCGGAGGGGAGCGAGATGGTGACGGCCGAGACagtggtgaagatggcggtCATGGCGACAAAGAACTTCATTTTGacggttgggttggttgttggttgattAAACGGTTGGGTGATGTGTTTGTTGAAATGTGAAGATTTAGGTTGGGGGGTTATGtgtctttttgtttttgtttttgtgcgTAAACTTTTCTCAAAGCGAGCGTGGGTGAGATTAGTGTAAAGGGAGTATTAGTGATGATTTGTGAGTGCTGGGTGatgagaaaagaaaatgctGTTCGGATGTTGGGTGAGGTCGAGTTATATAGAGGAGCTTTCTCCGGCTCAAGCAGATGTTCTGTCCACGATTAGAACGAACACGCCAAACCAACTCTAACCGGCAGCGAGGCTTCGAAGTATTGGGCTTCTAGCACATGCCGCCGAACGTTGCATTAGACAAGCGGGATCAAACTCCtgcgccgccaccaccgatGCGTGGTCTGTTTACTTAGTTCTGCATCGGCCGGTTTCAACATGGCGGGTCAACGAAACCGCCATGAACGGGTCTATACGCTAGAGGCAAACCACTTTCCAAGTGTGTCTCACGAGTCGGATGGTTAGAATCATCAGCATGCTCGGGCTATCGTGGCAAGGGACTGCGTCGTCGGTCTGTCCGGCCCCTGAGTAAAAGAACCACGTGCGGGATCACATGCGAAGTCGAGAACAATCATGGTATCAATTTCAAGCGTGTCGTGAAGACAACGCAAATCACAAACCGAGGAATAGATTCTTGACCTGAAACGTTGGATATCCCCCCTTTTGGCTCTCCCCTCAAGCACCCCTTGCCTTGGCCGTCACGTAAAAGTCGATCGGCCGCACGTTGAACCACCCATCCTGCTTCATCACATACTGCTCGTCCACCGCCTGAAAATCAACTTCTTTGATCAGCTTGGCCGTCACCACCATTAGAAACGCCCAAGCCCAGTGTTTGCCGATACATTCTCGTTTACCATTTCCGAACCACTTCTTGACACCGGCCGGCAGCTTGGTGAAGTTGTCGCCCACCATTCTCTCTGGCTTGAACTTGAGAGGTTCCTCAAACACGGCTGGATCTCTGTTGACTCCAGCCAGAACAACGATCATGGCCTGGTTGTGCGCAATCTGGTACTTGCCGCCTTGAAGCAGAATGGGCGATTTGTCGCCATTCTTGGACGGAATTGGCTCTATGTTGAAGCCCGGAGCCGCGCAGCTCAACCTCAGCGTCTCCCTCACAATCCCCTGGATGTATTTCAACTGGGCGATATGGTCTTGCCTCAGCGCACCGTCTCCAACCACGCGGTCCAACTCCTCTCTGGCCTCGGCCACCACCTTTGGATTCTGCAGCAGAAACAGGATGGTCGCCGTGACTGAACAAGGGGCCGTTGAACTGCCGATCGGCATGCTGACAATCTCATCAATCACCTGGCTGTCGGTCAACTTCTTGCCTGTTTCTGGATCCGTGGCGTTCATCAACGCCCAAAGCAAATCCTTGCGTCCGGTAGAGTGTTCGGCCCGGTATTGGATGAGCTCTGCGGCAAAGCCTCTCATCGTCTTGGTCGCCTCCTTCCACTTGCCGTTGTATAGCAGCCAGTTGAGGAGCTTCGGCCTGTTGGGTCGCCTCATTGCTTCTGAGGTAGCATCCTCCATGGCCTGGATCATGGGAtgctcctctccatccttcaTTTTGATGGCTCCCAGCTTCTTGCCAAACAGTGTCAACATTGTCGTCTCCAAGTTCAGGTTATTGAGGTCTTTGAGAGGTTGGAACTTGGTCCCAGGCTCGAGACCCTTGGTCCACTTGGCGATCAACTCGTCGGTGCACAGCAAGAGCTCGTCGAAATGGTCAGCGACCGATTCCGTGCTCAGGTGTGGCGCGATGATGCGGTGAGCGATACCCCAGGATTCCTCGTGGTCGTATGCGGTAAACAGCGCATCGTGCACGGCGTATCGGATCTCGACGATGGGCCCGCCAACGAATTTGCGGAACCGAGTCTCGTCGCAAATCTCTTCTGCTAGAGCAGCGCTGGCGACAAAAACAATTTCATGCCCCAagaccttgatcttgaagaTCTCGCCATACCTTTCAGCCAGCGTGCGCAAGGACCACCAGGTGTTGCTCGGGTTGACGTCCATGATGTTGCCGAGCAGGGGAAGGCCTGGagggccagggatggtgaGTGGGGAGGACATGGTGTAGGCAGTGTCTGGAGTTTATCGTTGTAGAAGTGAGGGAATGGCGAtaggagaggggggagatgttcTCTTTAAGCGTCCAGGAATGAGGTTTTGCGTCATGTCGGTCAAGGGAAAAGACGTGGCTGGCAGGGTGAGACAGCATCTCTCAAGTCCCACCATGAGCACTGTCCGCCATTCCGGTCATGGGGATCATTTGGTGAGTCCAATGAGATTTGCTGTGTGGTGTAAGCCATGTGGGTGCAGCGACCTTTTGGGTGCGCCACTGAGCAAGAGGGAGCTGAGACATGCATGGATTTCTGGCCCTGGCCAGTGTAGTTAGAGCGGCTTGTCTCGCGGGCGGGTCGTGATCGGCGCTCATCCGACCAATTGCTGGCACATCATTTGTCAATCTCGAGGCGGTTGTCGCGGGATCCTACTATCGATCTACGAAGCTTATTGGCACCTTTCCCAGAGCAGTTTACTGCGTGCGTTGTCACTCTTTTGAGCACAGCTCAGGTTCTGGATAACGTAACAGAAGATGTCGGATAGTGTATTTAATTTAATCTCCAAGCCGTAACATCTTCAGCCGTGAAACACTTCCAACGTGGTGTCACAGAGTGCAAGTCTCACGGTGAAAAGAACTGCATAGTTAATGACACAATAAGACTTAGCGAATAGTTTGGATAGGTTCCGCATGCAACTTGTACTCGGCAGCAATAAGCCCCTGTCATGGAGTATCTTCGATCGACACATTCGTACCCCTAGTTATGGGTGCTGTCAGCTGCGGCATGAGCCTGCTCGGAGGTCAAAGAGGTCAAGGCAGTTACGGTACCTTCTTATTCCTCTGTCATAATGGCCATATCTGGAGTTATGAGGGATGATAGAAGTTTAGAATGAAACTGTCTGCCAGGACCTCACTTTCATCTAGCAATCACAATGGAATTGTTATGAACCTACTTTGGGATTCTCGAGGTTCAATGTCTATGGCCTTTTCCCTGGAGTACTCCTTATCGATAAGATTGGATCGCTGTGATGGTTGGTTAGCCCTGAGGTTGGCAGAGGAAAGTATGTTGGATTTTACTTGTTCACGTTCCTAGTAGCCTGGGTCTTACGCAGTCGCATGTGCACTAGGTAGCTAAGAAGGTCTCAAAGGTAAACGCCAGAGTGCatgtgaggatggtgagcaCTGCTGGTGACGAGGGAGAGATGATGAACGCCACCTTCATTCACTACATGAATATAGAGCATTTCCTCGTGGTCTTTGTCACAACTAGTTTCCTTTACACGACAACTCAAGCTTATGCCAGAGACAAGAGCCTGGTTCAGACGCTCCGCATAGACAGGACGGGGCAAAGAGATAGAAACGAGATGAGTACACCCTACAAAATCCATGTTGAACATACCTTATCTGGCTTGATTACGAACAGGGATGGTGTTCAGGCGATGAGGCAGGTTCCTCGGGCATAAATCCTGGTGTGAGCGCGCATATATCCAAGTAGGTAGCCACAAGTTCCTCTCAAAATCGCCGGCTCTCTCTAACGTTGGGTGGATAGTGGCCCGTAACCCGTCCCCGATGTGTCTAGCATCAGAGCAGAGATGTTGACattgcccctgagcccctttTGACACCGGCATTGACACGATGTCAGCAGAGTAGGTATTTAGCCACTGCTGGACCTGGGCATTCACGTGATGTTTATGATTTATAGCTTAAACACGTcgcgggtggaggagccaAAAATTCACGGGTTGAGCTCATGGGTTCCTGACTTCATTCCAACCAAAAAAAGTGATGATGTGGTCATGCTTGGTGCATTCTATTCGATCGAGGTCAAACCATGTCACCACCCCGCATGTTCTCAACGGATCAAATTctgaaagaaaaacaaaacggTAGGGAGCGTTGAGGGTTTCCCCACCGATGGATTGGCGCTAATCGAACATCGGTTCACGCCGGGTGAGGGGATGAAGGGACCCGCGATGTCCAAGACATCCTGACGGAAGCTGAGATCGAAGCTTAGCGCGCGAACGGATGGGGCTCGTGCGTGACATGATTTTTAACAATTAAGAAATCACCAAGCATGACTCGTATTGGACTGAGGAGGAAGcaagggagggaagagaaCGACAAGCGATATGCCTGGCATCAGACAATGCCAAATGAGGGTGTGGGGGATCTGATAAATGACAAGTCGTCGACCCAAGCGAATGACAGGCGTCTGCGCTGGGCCGAGTTCGAAcctttttgtgtttttgtgCAGGAGATAGGGCGGCATTTGCAGAGTAttgaaagaaaaagaagaaaagaaaccgaCATGACATGTCCCAAGATAAGATGCTGAGAGGATGCAAGTGAGTACATATGGTCGCCGACTGCCACCCAAAATGAATATGCATGTCTCACAAAACCAAGTTCTGGCCACCATTCACATCTCCCCCAGATGCATTGTGGCTTGGCGAATTCCGATGCATTTCGGTGGTGGATAGCTCGGATTGGTGCGGTCTCATCCACACATCCTGGCATGCATGCCCGTGCAGCAGGGCTGGCCCCTCTCTGTTGCAATTGGTGACGGCACTCGGAATCCACAAGCCCACGATCCTGCTCGTTCTTTTTCTCCATCTCAGCCTGGACCCGCGGTTGTCTGTTTCATGGCATGC comes from the Podospora pseudocomata strain CBS 415.72m chromosome 5, whole genome shotgun sequence genome and includes:
- a CDS encoding hypothetical protein (EggNog:ENOG503P0PZ; COG:Q), translating into MSSPLTIPGPPGLPLLGNIMDVNPSNTWWSLRTLAERYGEIFKIKVLGHEIVFVASAALAEEICDETRFRKFVGGPIVEIRYAVHDALFTAYDHEESWGIAHRIIAPHLSTESVADHFDELLLCTDELIAKWTKGLEPGTKFQPLKDLNNLNLETTMLTLFGKKLGAIKMKDGEEHPMIQAMEDATSEAMRRPNRPKLLNWLLYNGKWKEATKTMRGFAAELIQYRAEHSTGRKDLLWALMNATDPETGKKLTDSQVIDEIVSMPIGSSTAPCSVTATILFLLQNPKVVAEAREELDRVVGDGALRQDHIAQLKYIQGIVRETLRLSCAAPGFNIEPIPSKNGDKSPILLQGGKYQIAHNQAMIVVLAGVNRDPAVFEEPLKFKPERMVGDNFTKLPAGVKKWFGNGKRECIGKHWAWAFLMVVTAKLIKEVDFQAVDEQYVMKQDGWFNVRPIDFYVTAKARGA
- a CDS encoding hypothetical protein (EggNog:ENOG503NVV0; COG:P); this translates as MPVLNVSELNIVLTIIGAFILGFGVISVLIKNRWLLGEALPAMTLGIILGPLAAKFLDSSRWGSAEPDQVSEITLGITRVVIGVQLVIAGFQLPAKYQKLRWKEMLMLMLPVMTIMWLCSTLCMMATIPKVTLLATLVMAACITCTDPVLSQAVAKGPFSDKFVARDLREIISSEAGANDGFGFPFLLLATYLMRAQTPEASTLVARAGEEVVRHGGGVSQAIGKWFLETWLYFVLMSIAIGVAVGYAAGKGLKFALQRKWVDSESYVLYPTALGLFLLGVCGMIGGDDLLACFTAGSVLNWDGEYMRETLERHDEVNSSVDVLLNFGGFMYLGTVIPWSEFHQPDTTGITVPRLIALGFLILAFRRIPAIFIMYKFMPNVIKNWKEALFMGYFGPIGIGAAFYVEHTRHLYPKLADADEEMGNLLRAIGPTVYFLVFFSIVIHGLSIPALNAIYGWYGVQPIQDDAMLFERRSIRVPTPVNAEVGDDHTFIAYNRFSRPVFDDAELPTFDRTISMGRRSMNRVSMGRRSMSRISLSQYPTISRAPTISRVPSQNRDRDREEKDDPADSPGTSSSSSSAETKAPEVEIPLTPAPQPAQTIETPGLGRPTTIKYAV
- a CDS encoding hypothetical protein (EggNog:ENOG503PT9B), whose protein sequence is MKFFVAMTAIFTTVSAVTISLPSGVSIPSGVTLPSGVVVVSAGASATAAADSDSNAKAKNKRQINIPGLQSSSTTAAAATAKAKNKRQINIPGLQSSSTAAAAATAKAKNRV